In Burkholderia sp. WP9, a genomic segment contains:
- a CDS encoding alpha/beta hydrolase → MKNIIHFSHANGFPASTYRTIFAELADDYELRSIERIGHDARFPVTQDWPHLVEQLLDDIGRTYEHPVWLVGHSLGGYLSLMAALKKPQWVRGVVMLDSPVIAGWRSSMLRVSQWTGLDERLSPAAATRTRRTQWASRDEAWRHFHSKPAFARWDERMLSDYIDFGIPQTSPDGSRSLAFDRRTEYQIYRTLPHTLGSRLARGAPVPVGFIAGTRSKEIRQAGLAATRRATGGHVEWIEGSHLYPMEKPLETARAVQRMLHELERRA, encoded by the coding sequence TTGAAAAACATCATCCACTTCTCGCACGCGAACGGCTTTCCGGCGTCGACCTACCGGACGATCTTCGCCGAACTCGCCGACGACTATGAACTGCGCTCCATCGAGCGGATCGGTCACGACGCGCGCTTTCCGGTGACGCAGGACTGGCCGCATCTGGTCGAGCAGTTGCTCGACGACATCGGCAGAACGTACGAACACCCGGTGTGGCTGGTGGGGCATTCGCTCGGCGGCTATCTGTCGCTGATGGCCGCGCTGAAAAAGCCGCAGTGGGTGAGAGGGGTCGTGATGCTCGATTCGCCGGTGATCGCCGGCTGGCGCAGCAGCATGCTGCGGGTGTCGCAATGGACCGGGCTCGACGAGCGGCTCTCGCCCGCGGCCGCCACCCGTACGCGCCGCACCCAGTGGGCGAGCCGCGACGAAGCGTGGCGGCATTTCCATTCGAAGCCGGCATTCGCGCGCTGGGATGAGCGCATGCTCTCCGACTACATCGACTTCGGGATTCCGCAAACTTCGCCGGACGGCTCGCGTTCGCTGGCGTTCGATCGCCGCACCGAGTATCAGATCTATAGAACCTTGCCGCATACGCTCGGCTCGCGGCTCGCCCGGGGCGCACCGGTGCCGGTGGGTTTCATCGCCGGCACGCGTTCGAAGGAAATTCGCCAGGCCGGTCTCGCGGCCACCCGCCGTGCGACCGGCGGTCATGTGGAATGGATCGAGGGCAGTCATCTGTACCCGATGGAAAAACCGCTCGAAACCGCGCGCGCGGTGCAACGCATGTTGCATGAACTGGAGCGGCGCGCCTGA
- a CDS encoding CTP synthase, which produces MTKYVFVTGGVVSSLGKGIAAASLAAILESRGLKVTLLKLDPYINVDPGTMSPFQHGEVFVTEDGAETDLDLGHYERFISTKMRKANNFTTGQIYESVIRKERRGDYLGKTVQVIPHITNEIQAFIERGAASATCGEPDVAIVEVGGTVGDIESLPFLEAARQMSLRMGRNSACFVHLTLVPWVATAGELKTKPTQHSVQKLREIGISPHVLLCRADRRIPDDERAKISMFSNVPEDAVISVWDADSIYKIPQMLHDQGLDAIICEELKLTPKPADLSMWSDLVEKLQHPKNEVTIGMVGKYVDLTESYKSLIEALRHASMHTSTKVNIEYIDSEEIETQGVESLKHLDAVLVPGGFGRRGTEGKIAAIRYAREAKVPYLGICLGMQLAVIEFARDVVGLKDANSTEFDQETPNRVVALITEWYDREGRVEKRTEESDLGGTMRLGSQRCPIKPGTMAEEIYGKDVNERHRHRYEVNNRFVPQLEAGGLIISARTPSEDLPEMMELPRSMHPWFVGVQFHPEFTSTPRDGHPLFKSFVEAALAHHEASTATAVGEKA; this is translated from the coding sequence ATGACCAAATATGTTTTCGTCACCGGCGGCGTAGTATCTTCCCTCGGCAAGGGTATTGCCGCCGCTTCCCTCGCCGCGATCCTCGAATCGCGCGGTCTTAAAGTCACCCTCCTCAAGCTCGATCCCTACATCAATGTCGACCCCGGCACGATGAGCCCGTTTCAACACGGCGAAGTGTTCGTGACGGAAGACGGAGCGGAGACCGACCTCGACCTCGGCCACTATGAGCGCTTCATCAGCACGAAGATGCGCAAGGCCAATAACTTCACCACGGGCCAGATTTACGAATCGGTGATCCGCAAGGAACGCCGCGGCGATTATCTCGGCAAGACGGTGCAGGTCATCCCGCACATCACGAACGAAATCCAGGCGTTCATCGAACGCGGTGCGGCTTCCGCAACGTGCGGTGAGCCGGACGTCGCCATCGTCGAAGTGGGCGGCACCGTGGGCGATATCGAATCGCTGCCGTTCCTCGAGGCCGCGCGTCAGATGAGCCTGCGCATGGGCCGCAACAGCGCGTGCTTCGTGCACCTCACGCTGGTGCCCTGGGTCGCCACGGCCGGCGAACTGAAGACCAAGCCCACGCAGCACAGCGTGCAGAAGCTGCGCGAAATCGGTATCTCGCCGCACGTGCTGCTGTGCCGTGCCGACCGCCGCATTCCGGACGACGAGCGCGCGAAGATCTCCATGTTCTCGAACGTGCCGGAAGACGCCGTGATCTCCGTGTGGGACGCGGACAGCATCTACAAGATTCCGCAGATGCTGCACGATCAGGGCCTCGACGCGATCATCTGCGAAGAGCTCAAGCTCACGCCGAAGCCGGCCGATCTGTCCATGTGGTCCGATCTGGTCGAGAAGCTGCAGCATCCGAAGAATGAAGTCACGATCGGCATGGTCGGCAAGTATGTCGATCTGACCGAGTCGTACAAGTCGCTGATCGAAGCGCTGCGCCATGCGTCGATGCATACGTCGACCAAGGTCAACATCGAATACATCGACTCGGAAGAAATCGAGACGCAAGGCGTCGAAAGCCTCAAGCATCTGGACGCGGTCCTCGTGCCGGGCGGCTTCGGCCGTCGCGGCACCGAAGGCAAGATCGCCGCGATCCGTTATGCGCGTGAAGCGAAGGTGCCGTATCTCGGCATCTGCCTCGGCATGCAGCTCGCCGTGATCGAATTCGCCCGCGACGTGGTGGGTCTGAAAGACGCGAACAGCACCGAGTTCGATCAGGAAACGCCGAACCGCGTGGTCGCGCTGATCACCGAATGGTACGACCGCGAAGGCCGCGTCGAGAAGCGCACGGAAGAGTCGGATCTGGGCGGCACGATGCGCCTCGGCTCGCAACGCTGCCCGATCAAGCCCGGCACGATGGCCGAAGAGATCTATGGCAAGGACGTGAACGAGCGCCATCGCCACCGTTATGAAGTCAATAACCGCTTCGTGCCCCAACTCGAAGCGGGCGGCCTTATCATCAGCGCCCGTACCCCGAGTGAAGATCTGCCGGAAATGATGGAATTGCCGCGCAGCATGCACCCGTGGTTCGTCGGCGTGCAATTCCACCCGGAATTCACGTCCACGCCGCGTGACGGCCATCCGTTGTTCAAGTCGTTCGTCGAAGCAGCGCTCGCGCACCACGAGGCAAGCACGGCGACCGCAGTCGGGGAGAAAGCATGA
- the kdsA gene encoding 3-deoxy-8-phosphooctulonate synthase, with product MKLGDFEIGLDKPFFLIAGTCVVESEQMTIDTAGRLKEICAKLNIPFIYKSSYDKANRSSGKSFRGLGMDEGLRILSEVKRQLGLPVLTDVHAEHEIEQVASVVDVLQTPAFLCRQTDFIHACARSGKPVNIKKGQFLAPHDMKNVIDKARDAAREAGLSEDRFMACERGVSFGYNNLVSDMRSLAIMRETNAPVVFDATHSVQLPGGQGTSSGGQREFVPVLARAAVAVGVSGLFMETHPNPAEAKSDGPNAVPLHRMADLLETLVTLDQAVKRAPFLESDFN from the coding sequence ATGAAACTGGGCGATTTCGAAATCGGGCTCGACAAGCCGTTTTTCCTGATCGCAGGCACCTGTGTCGTCGAATCCGAACAGATGACGATCGACACAGCCGGCCGGCTGAAGGAAATCTGCGCGAAGCTGAATATTCCGTTCATCTACAAATCGTCGTACGACAAGGCCAACCGCAGCAGCGGCAAGTCGTTCCGCGGTCTGGGCATGGACGAAGGTTTGCGCATCCTGTCCGAAGTGAAGCGTCAACTCGGTCTACCCGTGCTGACCGATGTTCACGCCGAGCACGAGATCGAGCAGGTCGCCTCGGTGGTCGACGTGCTTCAAACGCCGGCTTTCCTGTGCCGTCAAACGGACTTCATCCACGCTTGCGCGCGTTCGGGCAAACCGGTCAACATCAAGAAAGGCCAGTTTCTCGCCCCGCACGACATGAAGAACGTGATCGACAAGGCGCGCGATGCCGCGCGTGAAGCGGGTCTGTCGGAAGACCGTTTCATGGCGTGTGAGCGCGGCGTGTCGTTTGGCTATAACAATCTCGTGTCGGACATGCGCTCGCTCGCGATCATGCGCGAAACCAACGCGCCGGTCGTGTTCGACGCCACTCACTCGGTGCAGTTGCCGGGCGGGCAGGGCACGAGCTCGGGTGGTCAGCGTGAGTTCGTGCCGGTGCTCGCACGTGCCGCGGTGGCGGTGGGCGTGTCGGGACTCTTCATGGAGACTCACCCGAATCCGGCCGAAGCCAAATCGGACGGTCCGAACGCGGTGCCGCTTCATCGCATGGCCGATCTGCTCGAGACGCTGGTTACGCTCGATCAGGCCGTCAAGCGCGCGCCGTTCCTCGAAAGCGATTTCAACTGA
- the eno gene encoding phosphopyruvate hydratase, translated as MSAIVDIIGREILDSRGNPTVECDVLLESGTMGRAAVPSGASTGSREAIELRDGEAGRYGGKGVLKAVEHINTEISEAIMGLDASEQAFLDKTLLELDGTDNKSRLGANAMLAVSMAVAKAAAEEAGLPLYRYFGGSGAMQLPVPMMNIVNGGAHANNSLDIQEFMIVPVSQPTFREALRCGAEVFHALKKILSDRGMSTAVGDEGGFAPNFGSNDECLSTILQAIEKAGYRAGEDVLLALDCAASEFYHDGKYQLAGEGLQLSSTEFADYLANLADKFPIVSIEDGMHESDWAGWKTLTDKLGKKVQLVGDDLFVTNTRILKEGIEKGIANSILIKINQIGTLTETFAAIEMAKRAGYTAVISHRSGETEDSTIADIAVGLNAGQIKTGSLSRSDRISKYNQLLRIEEDLGDIASYPGKSAFYNLR; from the coding sequence ATGAGTGCTATCGTAGATATCATCGGTCGAGAGATTCTCGATTCGCGAGGCAACCCCACCGTCGAATGCGACGTGCTGCTCGAGTCGGGCACGATGGGCCGCGCTGCGGTGCCGTCGGGTGCGTCGACGGGTTCGCGCGAAGCGATCGAACTGCGCGACGGCGAAGCCGGCCGTTACGGCGGCAAGGGCGTGCTGAAGGCCGTCGAGCACATCAACACCGAAATCTCCGAAGCGATCATGGGTCTGGACGCTTCCGAGCAGGCGTTCCTCGACAAGACGCTGCTGGAGCTCGACGGCACCGACAACAAGTCGCGCCTCGGCGCGAACGCGATGCTGGCTGTCTCGATGGCCGTCGCCAAAGCCGCTGCTGAAGAAGCCGGCCTGCCGCTGTACCGCTACTTCGGCGGCTCGGGCGCGATGCAACTGCCGGTGCCGATGATGAACATCGTCAACGGCGGCGCGCACGCCAACAACAGCCTGGACATCCAGGAATTCATGATCGTGCCGGTCAGCCAGCCGACCTTCCGCGAAGCACTGCGCTGCGGCGCCGAGGTGTTCCACGCGCTGAAGAAGATCCTGTCGGATCGCGGCATGAGCACGGCAGTGGGCGACGAAGGCGGCTTCGCGCCGAACTTCGGCAGCAACGACGAATGCCTGTCGACTATCCTGCAAGCCATCGAGAAAGCAGGCTACCGCGCCGGTGAAGACGTGCTGCTCGCGCTCGACTGCGCAGCGAGCGAGTTCTACCACGACGGCAAGTACCAGCTGGCTGGTGAAGGCCTGCAACTGTCCTCGACGGAATTCGCGGATTACCTCGCGAACCTGGCCGACAAATTCCCGATCGTCTCGATCGAAGACGGCATGCACGAAAGCGACTGGGCCGGCTGGAAGACTCTGACCGACAAGCTCGGCAAGAAGGTTCAGCTCGTGGGCGACGACCTGTTCGTCACCAACACGCGCATCCTGAAGGAAGGCATCGAGAAGGGCATCGCCAACTCGATCCTGATCAAGATCAACCAGATCGGCACGCTGACGGAAACCTTCGCGGCGATCGAAATGGCCAAGCGCGCGGGCTACACGGCCGTGATCTCGCACCGCTCGGGCGAAACCGAAGATTCGACGATTGCGGATATCGCAGTCGGCCTGAACGCCGGTCAGATCAAGACGGGTTCGCTGTCGCGCTCGGACCGCATCTCGAAGTACAACCAGTTGCTGCGCATCGAAGAAGACCTCGGTGATATCGCCAGCTACCCGGGCAAGTCGGCGTTCTACAATCTGCGCTAA
- the ftsB gene encoding cell division protein FtsB codes for MRLVTAVLIVLLALIQYPLWWGHGGWLRVHELQQQLAQQVQKNADSKLRNERIQGEVQDLQNGTAAVEERARYEMGMVKDGEVFVQFVSPNAPLPTANTPSVTTSTRGEMSAAPLHVVPNPESRAKPDRKHGGKGAANEKKPAH; via the coding sequence ATGCGGCTTGTCACTGCTGTCCTGATCGTTCTACTGGCGCTGATCCAGTACCCGCTCTGGTGGGGGCATGGCGGCTGGCTGCGCGTCCACGAGTTGCAGCAGCAACTGGCGCAGCAGGTGCAAAAGAATGCCGACTCGAAGCTGCGTAACGAGCGCATTCAAGGTGAAGTGCAGGATTTGCAGAACGGCACGGCCGCGGTCGAAGAGCGGGCGCGCTATGAAATGGGCATGGTGAAGGACGGCGAAGTGTTCGTGCAGTTCGTATCGCCGAATGCGCCGTTGCCGACGGCGAACACGCCATCGGTGACCACATCCACGCGCGGTGAGATGTCGGCGGCGCCGCTGCATGTGGTGCCGAATCCGGAATCGCGCGCGAAGCCGGATCGCAAGCACGGCGGCAAAGGTGCTGCGAACGAGAAGAAGCCTGCGCACTGA
- the hslO gene encoding Hsp33 family molecular chaperone HslO, with amino-acid sequence MSDQLQKFMFSAAPVRGEIVSLRNTWQEVLTRRDYPAPVRTVLGEMMAACALLSANLKFDGTLIMQIFGDGPVKMLVVQCGSDLSMRATAKLSGEAANVIGETTSMVDLLNASGHGRCVITLDPADKQPGQQPYQSIVPLSGVDGPLNSMSEVLEHYMHHSEQLDTRLWLAANTERAVGMLLQKLPGDGGIVPHPGDLDADTWERVCTLGGTMSQDELLKEEPETIFRRLFWQENVQHFEPAKTRFECTCSREKVGGMLKMLGREEVDGVLEERGHVEIHCEFCNQRYEFDPVDVAQLFVAEALSQGVTPAAEQRH; translated from the coding sequence GTGAGCGACCAGTTGCAAAAATTCATGTTCAGCGCGGCGCCGGTGCGCGGCGAGATCGTTTCGCTGCGCAATACGTGGCAGGAAGTCCTGACACGCCGCGATTATCCGGCGCCGGTGCGCACGGTGCTGGGCGAAATGATGGCCGCGTGCGCGCTTCTGTCGGCGAACCTCAAGTTCGACGGCACGCTCATCATGCAGATTTTCGGCGACGGCCCGGTCAAGATGCTGGTGGTGCAGTGCGGCTCCGATCTGTCGATGCGCGCCACCGCCAAGCTGTCAGGCGAAGCGGCCAATGTGATCGGCGAGACGACCAGCATGGTCGACCTGTTGAACGCGAGCGGCCACGGCCGTTGCGTGATCACGCTCGATCCGGCCGACAAGCAGCCCGGTCAGCAACCGTATCAAAGTATCGTGCCGCTCTCGGGCGTGGACGGGCCGCTCAACTCGATGTCCGAAGTGCTCGAGCATTACATGCACCACTCGGAGCAGCTCGACACGCGTCTATGGCTCGCGGCGAACACCGAGCGTGCCGTCGGCATGTTGCTGCAAAAACTGCCGGGAGACGGCGGCATCGTCCCGCATCCGGGCGATCTGGACGCGGACACGTGGGAACGCGTCTGCACGCTGGGCGGCACGATGTCGCAAGACGAGTTGCTGAAGGAAGAACCGGAAACGATTTTCCGGCGCCTGTTCTGGCAGGAGAACGTTCAGCATTTCGAACCGGCAAAGACGCGCTTCGAGTGCACGTGTTCGCGCGAAAAGGTCGGCGGCATGCTGAAGATGCTGGGCCGCGAAGAGGTGGACGGCGTACTCGAAGAGCGCGGTCACGTGGAGATTCATTGCGAGTTCTGCAACCAGCGTTACGAGTTCGATCCGGTCGATGTCGCGCAACTTTTTGTCGCCGAGGCGCTCTCACAAGGAGTGACGCCCGCGGCTGAACAGCGGCACTGA
- a CDS encoding gamma carbonic anhydrase family protein, giving the protein MTIYKLGDAAPTIHESVFVADSASIIGNVTLEENASVWFGATIRGDNEPITIGTGSNVQENAVLHTDPGFPLTIEPNVTIGHQVMLHGCTIKEGSLIGIQAVVLNGAVIGRNCLVGAGAIVTEGKVFPDNSLILGAPAKVVRELTEKDIANMQRGAATYAERREYYKAQLVRIG; this is encoded by the coding sequence GTGACCATTTACAAGCTTGGCGATGCCGCCCCGACCATCCATGAAAGCGTGTTCGTAGCGGATTCAGCGAGCATTATCGGCAACGTGACGCTCGAAGAGAACGCCAGCGTCTGGTTCGGCGCGACGATTCGCGGCGACAACGAGCCCATCACCATCGGCACGGGTAGCAACGTGCAGGAAAACGCCGTGCTGCACACTGACCCCGGTTTTCCGCTGACGATCGAGCCGAACGTCACGATCGGCCACCAGGTCATGCTGCACGGCTGCACGATCAAGGAAGGTTCGCTGATCGGAATTCAGGCCGTGGTCTTGAATGGTGCGGTGATCGGCCGCAACTGTCTGGTCGGAGCGGGCGCCATCGTCACCGAAGGCAAAGTGTTTCCCGACAATTCGCTGATTCTCGGCGCGCCCGCCAAGGTGGTGCGCGAACTGACCGAGAAGGATATCGCCAACATGCAGCGCGGCGCGGCAACCTATGCCGAGCGCCGCGAATATTACAAGGCGCAGCTCGTGCGCATCGGCTAG
- a CDS encoding ferritin-like domain-containing protein: protein MMSAAPSAPSAPSAPSDSSVADSGRQAHCARAAALHALCEADPAAKAAAARGLYAAVLEGGMVCAADLELVEPAGLPGRPARPELVDPRQLKRRSMQSPQGRAVLLHALAHIEFNAINLALDAVWRFAGMPAAFYTDWLKVAAEEAYHFSLLAARLAQYGHVYGDFPAHDGLWDMCERTRGDVLARMALVPRTLEARGLDASPPIRARLLQAGDQASAAILDVILRDEIGHVLIGNRWFRHLCDASGFDPHDSYTRLADQYHAPKLRGPFNFEARREAGFDEAELAELTALAGLDAPQAVPPSAAD from the coding sequence ATGATGTCTGCCGCTCCGTCCGCTCCGTCCGCTCCGTCCGCTCCGTCTGATTCATCCGTCGCCGATTCCGGACGGCAAGCGCATTGCGCGCGCGCCGCCGCGCTCCACGCATTGTGCGAAGCCGATCCGGCCGCCAAGGCCGCCGCGGCCCGAGGGCTCTACGCGGCGGTACTCGAAGGCGGCATGGTGTGCGCCGCAGACCTCGAACTCGTCGAACCGGCCGGTCTGCCGGGCCGTCCCGCGCGGCCCGAACTGGTCGATCCGCGCCAGTTGAAGCGGCGCAGCATGCAATCGCCGCAAGGGCGCGCGGTTCTGCTGCATGCGCTCGCGCACATCGAATTCAACGCCATCAATCTCGCGCTCGACGCGGTCTGGCGCTTTGCCGGCATGCCCGCGGCGTTCTACACAGACTGGCTCAAAGTCGCCGCCGAAGAGGCCTATCACTTCTCGCTGCTGGCCGCGCGCCTCGCGCAGTACGGCCACGTCTACGGCGACTTCCCGGCCCACGACGGCTTGTGGGACATGTGCGAGCGCACGCGCGGCGACGTGCTGGCGCGCATGGCGTTGGTGCCGCGCACACTCGAGGCGCGCGGCCTCGACGCCTCGCCGCCGATTCGAGCGCGCCTGTTGCAGGCGGGCGATCAGGCATCGGCGGCAATTCTCGACGTGATCCTGCGCGACGAAATCGGCCACGTGCTGATCGGCAACCGCTGGTTCCGGCACCTGTGCGACGCCAGCGGATTCGACCCTCATGACTCGTACACGCGTCTTGCCGACCAGTATCACGCACCGAAATTACGTGGTCCGTTCAATTTCGAGGCGCGCCGCGAGGCCGGCTTCGACGAAGCGGAACTGGCCGAGCTGACAGCCCTCGCGGGCCTCGACGCTCCGCAGGCGGTGCCGCCGTCGGCCGCCGACTGA
- a CDS encoding alpha/beta hydrolase, giving the protein MNSSRSEFVAVRGIRLHVRRWGNPDAPMLFMLHGWMDVAASFQFVVDALGGEWQVLAPDMRGFGLSDWPVAERGGGNYWIQDYLADLDALLDHYAPTGEVNLVGHSMGANIACVYAGVRPERVRRVVDLEGFGLAPSHAAQAPKRLRNWLDELRDPPQLKRYASLEDVAARLIKTNPRLDPQRAQFLAQHWSKPDGEGRFMLLADPAHKLRGPALYRLDEVMATWRKVSARVLHVEAANSPTLAQIAGEIPLDEFKARFQAFPNWREKIIDEAGHMVHHDQPEQVAALIEGFCA; this is encoded by the coding sequence ATGAACTCTTCCCGGTCTGAATTCGTCGCCGTGCGCGGCATCCGTCTGCATGTGCGCCGCTGGGGCAACCCGGATGCGCCGATGCTGTTCATGCTGCACGGCTGGATGGACGTCGCGGCCTCGTTCCAGTTCGTCGTCGACGCGTTGGGCGGCGAGTGGCAGGTGCTGGCGCCGGACATGCGCGGTTTCGGCCTGTCGGACTGGCCGGTGGCGGAGCGCGGCGGCGGCAATTACTGGATCCAGGACTATCTGGCCGATCTCGACGCCTTGCTCGACCACTATGCGCCGACCGGCGAAGTGAATCTGGTCGGCCACAGCATGGGCGCCAACATTGCCTGCGTGTATGCGGGCGTGCGGCCGGAGCGGGTGCGGCGCGTGGTCGACCTCGAAGGGTTCGGCCTCGCGCCTTCGCACGCGGCGCAGGCGCCCAAACGTCTGCGCAACTGGCTCGACGAATTGCGCGATCCGCCGCAGCTGAAGCGCTACGCGTCGCTCGAGGACGTCGCCGCGCGTCTCATCAAGACCAATCCGCGCCTCGATCCGCAGCGCGCGCAGTTTCTCGCGCAGCATTGGTCGAAGCCGGATGGCGAAGGGCGCTTCATGCTGCTCGCCGACCCAGCGCACAAACTGCGCGGCCCCGCGCTGTACCGTCTCGACGAAGTGATGGCGACGTGGCGCAAGGTGAGCGCCAGGGTGCTGCACGTGGAAGCCGCCAACTCGCCGACGCTTGCGCAGATCGCCGGCGAAATTCCGCTCGACGAGTTCAAGGCGCGCTTTCAGGCGTTCCCGAACTGGCGCGAGAAGATCATCGACGAAGCAGGGCACATGGTTCACCACGACCAGCCGGAGCAGGTGGCCGCGCTGATAGAAGGGTTCTGCGCGTAG
- a CDS encoding 3',5'-nucleoside bisphosphate phosphatase — translation MNADLHCHSTVSDGQFAPAEVARRAHAGGVTLWALTDHDELGGQHEAKNTAEALGMGYLSGVEISVTWASRTVHIVGLGIDPTSSILIDGLARTRNGRAARAEAIGEQLATLGIPDAYRGALKYVSNPDMISRTHFARFMVENGYATSTQDVFTRYLGDGKPGYVSHRWAKLADAVGWIQAAGGEAIIAHPGRYAYSPVEFDAFFAEFIDLGGKAIEVVTGSHTPDQYREYADVARRFGFEASRGSDFHAPGEGRVDLGTLPPLPSDLKPVWERWL, via the coding sequence ATGAACGCCGACCTCCACTGTCATTCCACCGTTTCCGACGGCCAGTTCGCGCCGGCCGAAGTTGCGCGCCGCGCGCACGCGGGCGGCGTGACGCTGTGGGCGCTCACCGATCACGATGAACTCGGCGGCCAGCACGAAGCGAAAAACACCGCCGAAGCGCTCGGCATGGGCTATCTGAGCGGCGTCGAAATTTCGGTGACGTGGGCGTCGCGCACGGTGCATATCGTCGGGCTGGGCATCGATCCGACCAGTTCGATCCTGATCGACGGTCTCGCGCGCACCCGCAACGGCCGCGCCGCGCGCGCCGAAGCCATCGGCGAGCAACTGGCCACGCTCGGCATTCCCGACGCCTATCGGGGCGCGCTCAAATACGTATCGAACCCGGACATGATTTCGCGCACGCATTTCGCGCGGTTCATGGTTGAAAACGGCTACGCCACTTCCACGCAAGACGTGTTCACGCGCTATCTGGGCGACGGCAAGCCCGGCTACGTGTCGCACCGGTGGGCCAAACTGGCCGACGCGGTCGGCTGGATCCAGGCTGCCGGCGGCGAAGCCATCATTGCGCATCCGGGTCGGTATGCTTACTCGCCGGTCGAATTCGACGCGTTTTTTGCCGAATTCATCGATCTCGGCGGCAAGGCGATCGAAGTGGTGACGGGCAGCCATACGCCCGACCAGTATCGCGAATACGCGGATGTCGCGCGCCGTTTCGGCTTCGAGGCGTCGCGCGGGTCCGACTTCCACGCACCCGGCGAAGGCCGTGTCGACCTCGGCACGCTGCCGCCGCTGCCCTCCGATCTGAAGCCCGTCTGGGAACGCTGGCTGTGA
- a CDS encoding L-threonylcarbamoyladenylate synthase — protein sequence MSQYFRLHPDNPQPRLVKQAVQIINDGGVVALPTDSSYALACHLDDKDAVERLRRIRGLDEKQLLSLLVRDLSELSNFAMVDNRQYRLIKSVTPGPYVFVLQATKEVPRRLSHPSRKTIGLRVPDHAITLAILEELGQPLLGSTLIMPGETQPMNDPEEIRARLEKQLDLVIDGGPCVCEPSTVIDLTGAEPVLVRAGRGSLAPFGLEETA from the coding sequence ATGTCCCAATACTTCCGGCTTCATCCTGATAACCCGCAGCCGCGCCTCGTCAAGCAGGCCGTGCAGATCATCAACGATGGCGGCGTGGTCGCGCTGCCGACGGATTCCAGCTACGCGCTCGCTTGCCATCTGGACGACAAGGACGCGGTCGAGCGTCTGCGGCGCATTCGCGGACTGGACGAGAAGCAGCTGCTGTCGCTGCTGGTGCGCGATCTGTCCGAACTCTCGAATTTCGCGATGGTGGATAACCGGCAGTACCGGCTGATCAAATCGGTGACGCCCGGCCCCTATGTATTCGTCTTGCAGGCTACCAAGGAGGTGCCGCGGCGCCTCTCGCACCCGTCGCGCAAAACCATCGGCCTGCGCGTGCCGGATCATGCGATCACGCTGGCAATTCTCGAAGAACTCGGCCAGCCGCTGCTCGGTTCGACGCTGATCATGCCGGGGGAAACCCAGCCAATGAACGACCCGGAAGAAATCCGCGCGCGTCTGGAAAAGCAGCTGGATCTGGTGATCGACGGCGGTCCTTGCGTGTGCGAGCCGTCCACGGTGATCGATCTGACCGGCGCGGAACCGGTGCTGGTGCGGGCAGGGCGCGGCTCTCTCGCGCCGTTCGGCCTCGAAGAGACGGCATGA
- a CDS encoding site-2 protease family protein encodes MDSSLIQTIAVYALPVIFAITLHEAAHGYVARWLGDNTAYVLGRVSVNPMRHIDPLGTIAIPLLLYFATSGAFMFGYAKPVPVAFGNLRNPRWGSLWVAAAGPACNFVQALVWGLFGVALAVMNVDEPFFTRMAGAGVGVNLVLGVLNLFPLPPLDGGRVLMALLPPRQSITLSRLEPYGFFIVMALVMTGTLTRYWLNPLVTIGYSAITAILTPLVSLF; translated from the coding sequence ATGGATTCTTCCCTGATACAGACCATTGCGGTATACGCGTTGCCCGTGATTTTCGCCATCACGCTGCATGAAGCCGCGCATGGCTATGTGGCGCGCTGGCTCGGCGACAACACGGCCTACGTACTCGGCCGCGTGTCGGTCAATCCGATGCGGCACATCGACCCGCTCGGCACGATCGCGATTCCCTTGCTGCTGTACTTCGCCACCAGCGGCGCGTTCATGTTCGGCTACGCCAAGCCGGTGCCGGTCGCCTTCGGCAACCTGCGCAATCCGCGCTGGGGCAGCCTGTGGGTCGCGGCGGCAGGACCGGCCTGCAACTTCGTGCAAGCGCTGGTCTGGGGCCTGTTCGGTGTCGCGCTCGCGGTAATGAATGTGGACGAGCCGTTCTTCACGCGCATGGCGGGAGCCGGCGTGGGCGTGAATCTCGTGCTCGGCGTGCTGAACCTGTTTCCGCTGCCGCCGCTCGACGGCGGCCGTGTGCTAATGGCGCTGCTGCCGCCGCGGCAATCCATCACGCTGTCGCGCCTCGAGCCGTACGGTTTTTTCATCGTAATGGCGCTCGTCATGACGGGCACGCTGACGCGCTACTGGCTGAACCCGCTTGTCACGATCGGCTATAGCGCGATCACCGCCATTCTGACTCCTCTTGTTTCGCTTTTCTAA